In a genomic window of Diceros bicornis minor isolate mBicDic1 unplaced genomic scaffold, mDicBic1.mat.cur scaffold_160_ctg1, whole genome shotgun sequence:
- the LOC131402572 gene encoding ral guanine nucleotide dissociation stimulator-like — protein MEEVNSVWATQEMDPQGAQERQQQQGVVPFLGTFLNHLKLLDIGMEDDLQKYKVIRKIQLLQQAASEYDLNPEERFGAWFQAMEPLSVDESYCLSCRLEPTHQKTSKMRLFRRKRNRTSSSSGPICFFSSATVPLARSHNPLETTSAAPPEQQGHWDPRGAPGQLFPPHPK, from the exons atggAG gaggtgaactctgtgtgggccacccaagagatggacccccagggagcccaggagaggcagcagcagcag ggtgtcgtccccttcctgggcacgttcctcaatcacctgaaactgctggacattgggatggaggatgatctacaa aaatacaaaGTCATTAGgaagatccagctgctccagcaggctgcaagtgAATATGACCTGaatcccgaggagcgatttggggcctggttccaggcgatggagcccctcagtgttgatgagag ctactgcctctcctgccggctggagcccacacaccagaagacgagcaaaatgcggctcttcaggagaaagaggaaccggacatcctccagttcagggccga tctgtttcttctcttcagccaccgtgcccttggcaaggagccataaccctctggagaccacaagtgcagctcctcctgagcagcagggccactgggaccctcggggtgcaccgggtcagctcttccccccccaccccaagtga